CTCGTCGGGCGTTTATTTAAAAAAATTAAGTGATTTCCATTGAAAAAATTTAGACTTTTCGGCCATGCCTTATGACGCACTTTGTGAAGACCAACTTTGCGATGTTGACTTGCACATTCACACAACATGCTCCGATGGCGTGCTTTCACCAAAAGAAATTGTTGAAAAAGCAAAACAGGCAGGCTTAAAAGCCATCAGCCTTACGGATCACGATACCATTAAGGCCATCGAGCCAGCGCTGCCTATTGCAGCGGCACATGGGATTGAATTAGTTCCTGGCGTTGAAATGAGCGCCACGCATGAGGAAATCGATGTGCATATCTTAGGCTATTTTGTCAATTATAAACATCCAGGACTGATAGACTATCTTGAAGAATGCCGCAAACATCGCTTGCGCCGAGCCGAACGAATGGTAAATAACCTTGAAAAAATGGGCGTGAAAATCGATGTGGGGGATATTTTGCAAAAAGCACAAAACGGATCGGTTGGTCGGCCACATATTGCCGCTGTTTTGCAAGAATCTGGCTATGTGAAAAGTTATAGTGAAGCTTTCGGCAAATATCTTGGCGCACATAGCGCGGCGTATGTGAAGAGCATAGAAACTTCGCCGGCTGATGTGATTAAGCTGATTAATGAGGCCGGTGGCCTTTCTTTTTTAGCGCATCCAGGCCGTTCCATTCCTGATGACATGCTGAAATATTTGATGAACATTGGCTTGGATGGCATTGAGGTGATTCATCCCTCCCACGATGAAGATCAGCAGCGCTATTACCGAGAAATTGCGAACGAATATTTTATGCTGTTTTCCGGTGGTTCTGATTTTCATGGTGGACGGCCAATCGATGAAGAGAATTTTGGCAAAGTTGCCATTCGCTACGATTGGTTGCAGAAAATAAAAGCGCGACTTTGCATCGCTTAGACATTTCGCGAAATTTGCATTATCTTTTTTCTCCCTAACTTTTGCAGTTGTGAGCTTTTTCTTGAAAAAGGTTCAATTCGCTAAAAAATTAAGTTATTGTGAAGTGTCCCTTTTATTCATCATTCACTTGAAAGACCGGTGCCTTCTTTCAAAAAAGAGCTATCGTAGCTGGACGGAGATTCAAAAAGAGCATAAGGACTTTTTGACTTCGTTGGGGCCTTTGACTCCCGATGAAATGATTGAGTATCTCAAAATTGAGTATGGCACCACACCGCCGTTTAAGAAATCCGAAATTTTGGATTTTTTGCATTCCGACGCAGAAATCTTGGCTACGGGTTCAGAATGCAGTTCAAATCGCCAGGTTTAATACCACAATTGCGACCAAAAAATCTGCAGCACAGAAGGATTTTGCACAACCGTGAGCAGCACACCAACCATCGCTCCCCAGAAATGCGCGCTGTGATTGATATTATCCATTCCTCGTTCCGAAGCATAAAAAGAATAAGCTAAATATAGCACGGCAAAAACGGCTGCAGGAATGCCGATGGGAATCAAAAATAGGTAGATTTTGCTCAGCGGGTCGTAAAGAATGTAGCTAAAAATCACGCCGGATACGCCTCCCGATGCGCCTAAACTTCGATACGCCGGATCGTCTTTGTATTTCAGCACCGACGGAATATCGCTCAGAACAACACTTCCTAAAAAAATCACAGCAAACGCTTCCGCGCCTACGATTTGCTCAAGTGCCGAGGCAAAAAAGAAGTAAGAAAAAACATTGAAAAAAAGATGATTCAAATCGGCGTGGAGAAAGCCGCTTGTTAGCAGCATGTACCACTTGCCACGATGCACCACACTGTATGGATGCAGCGCCAGCGCATCGAACCAAGTTCTTCCTTTTGAAAAACTGAGCAAACTCACGGCAACAATAGCCGCTAAAAAAAATAAGGCCAAGCTAATTTCCTTTTCTAAAAATGGTTGACTGGCAATTTCCCAATAAATCCAATGCTGAAGCGCCAAGGATCATTCCCACAATGCGCCGCGCTTTTTGATTGCTGCATAAAAAAAGCGAACGAGGCAGGTTGCCGCCGCTCGCTTTTTTAGAAAAATTGTGCGGACGAGAAGGAGGCGTATAGAATCAAATCGAAAAATCGTCGCAAAATCAGTAACGAGTTTGAAAATGCCTTATCGAATGATTTGAATTTTGGTCATGGTGGCATCGGGCTGTTTTTCTGCTAAATTTTTTATGCCGTCCATCATTTTTCGGCTCATCACAAAATTAACCGGTTCGAGAAGTCCAGGGCCCAAAAGAACGTTAGAAAGGAAATTATCGCCATATTGATATCTCCCGCGAACAATCAGGCGTGTGCCGCCATTTGGATTGTCAATAAGGTAAAATCCCCAAGTCGATTCAACTATCGAGCCGTCTTCATTATGGCCACAAAGCACGAGTAATTTGTTCGGAACAAGTTTCGCCACCTGAAGGGGTTGGTTTTTAGGATGAAGCGTGATCGTATCCCCGATTTTCAAATTTTGATATTCCGGCAAAATTTTATCTGCGTTGTGAATGTCGCAGCCAATGGCATTTTCAAGCATTTCATAGCTATAAAATCCGCCACGGCCTTGCCCAATTTGAGCAATCCACGGCCAAATTTTCTCGGCTGAAGCTTTAATATCTATTGCATGGGTGTAGCTCCATTTTGGCTCTGGGACAAAATCGTCGCCGGGCAATCTTTTGGTTGCTTCTTCTTCGGTTGCGCCCCAATGCACCCGCCAATTGCGAACGATCGGGGTAAGCAAAATCTGGCCTGGTATTTCAATGGCTGCGCCGGCAGCTTCAACAATATCTGAAAGTTGATCAAGCATGATATGGTTATTAAGTGTTCAATCTATTTGGCAGTTGACGCAAATTTAAGACTTCGTTTTAATATGGCAAGCTAATGAAAATATTAACGAAAGGGTAATAGAAAGCGCGGTTTCACCGAACTCAAGATTGGTGATTTTTGCAAGGGAGAAATAACATCTCCCTTACATATTTGTGTGGATAAAAAGTCGCAGCAGAAATAGGCACGCTCTTATTTTTGAGGCTAAATGTCGCCGGCGATTGGGCGCAGAATAATTTGTTCCGGGCAAGTGCGTTCCGGCAGCAAAAACGCATCGACGATCGGCATGGCGATATCTTCCGGCTTCATCATGCGGCTTTGCATTTCGTCATCGAGCTCGCCCCACATCGGCGTGTAAACCGCGCCCGGCAACACATCCGTCACGCGCACATTGGCTTTTCGCGCATAAAGCCGCAGCACTTCAACAAATCCGCGCTGGCCGTATTTCGACATGCAGTAAAGCGCGCTCGGCTCAAATGGCCGAATCGCTGCAACCGATGTGATAAAAACAATATGACCCGAGCGTTTTTCCTCCATGTGTTTGAAGACTTTTTGCGTTAGGAAAAACGTCCCTTTCAAATTCACATCGGTCATATATTCATAATCTTCAAGCGTGAGTTCGTGCAGGTTCTTAAACCGTCCGACGCCAGCATTATTGACCAAACAATCAATCGTGCCGAATTTCTCCATCGTTTTGCGGTAAAGGCGATCAACATCTTCCATTTTGGCAATGTCAATAACCAACGAAAAAGTCTCCGCGCCGTATTGTTCGCATTCGGCGGCCAGCGCGTCCAAATCGGATTGCGTTCTGGAACAAATCACGAGTTTTGGGGAAAACGCTTTGGTTTGGTTGGCTCTTTTTGAAAATTCAAGTGCAATTTCTTTGCCGATGCCTTTTCCGGCGCCAGTAATCAAAATAACAGGATTCATGAAGCTCGTTTTTTTGGGTTGTCAAATTTCAGCATGAACGAAGCCGTTATCATACACAGGATGCGTTAGAAAATCAACCGCGTTTTTGTGAAAAGGCAGTTGTTTTTTGAGCGTAAAAAATTTGAGCAGCTATTTAGAACTGAGCCAAGCCAATGCGTCGTCTTGATTTTTGAAGATTTTTACATTCCATCCGCGATTAAGCGACGCCGTTTCGTAGAAATGAGCCGCTTTGCGTGACTTTGCCGAATCAGGCTGCAGAAGCGCGATTCGACTTTTCATGTCCAGTCCTTCTGCAGTGTATTGCGTTTTTGGGAGTCTCAAAATCTCCACTTTGGAGGCGGTTATTTCTACCTGTCTAATGTCGACCAAATAATGATTGGTCTGGTGTTTTTTTCCGAGTGCAAGCCCATGCGTGGTTGCTTCTTTGAGATCTTTTCCGGTCGTTTTTCCGGTAAAAACAGATCGAACGAATTGTTGCGGTTCAATATATTCGACTGCCCATCCCATAGAAAAAAAACTTAACGTTTTATTTTTCAATCGCTTACAAGATAAAAATATCAACGTGAATTTTTATTTCCTAAAAAAGGTGTATTGGTCAGGGATTTCTTTTTGCACGTCATGCAATCAGTCTTTGAATGAAAGTTTGGTTTATGTATTTTGATAAAATCAACGTTGTATTTCAAAACCTTTTTCTTTGAATCATTCATGCAAGCGATACTTTCAAAAAATCCGTCTTTGAATCTCAAGCAAGTTTTGCTGGTTGGGTTGTTTGCCATGCTCACGGCAGTTGGGGCTCAAATTGAAATTCCACTTTGGCCTGTGCCAATCACCATGCAAACCACGATGGTATTGCTTTCGGGTGCATTGTTGGGCGCGCGCCTGGGAATGCTCAGCCAATTGGTTTATCTAAGTTCCGGTTTGTTTTTGCCTGTGTTTGCCGGTGGAAGCTTTGGAATTGCAACCTTGCTTGGGCCAACCGGCGGCTTTTTGCTCGCATTTCCACTGGTCGCATTTTTGGCCGGCGCAAGCGTTTCAGCGAACGGATCATTCGTCAAGAACTTCTCAGGGATTGTGGTTTCCAGCTTCGTGATGTTCGCCGTTGGCGTTAGCTGGTTGAAAATGCTTTTCGGTTTATCCTGGGCTGAAGCGGCTTTGCAAGGGTTTGTGCCATTCATCATTGGCGATTTGATTAAATCCGGCATTGTCGCATCATCCGTTTCTTTGAAGGGAAAACTAACGAAATAAGCTTTCCAGGAATCTTTTAGTTCGTTCAATCGGTTAATAGAATTCAACAAAGCGCTTTTTCAAAAGGCAAAAAGCGCTTTTTTTACGCCAGCCTCATTAATTAAAAAAAGGAGTTTTCTAATGAGCGAATCATCAGTGCAAGAGAATCAATCTACAAAGAATAGCGCGCCAATTACCATTACGGATGCGGCGGCAAGTGAAATCCGGCAGGTAGCGGAAGCAAATAAAGTTCCAGAAGGCTATACGCTTAGAGTTGCATTGAGCAGCGGCGGTTGTTCCGGTTTTTCTTATGCGATGGGTTTTGATCAAACACGTGACGGAGACCATCATTTCAGCATCAATGGTGTGGATTTAATTATTGCGTCTCAGCATTTGC
Above is a window of Chloroherpeton thalassium ATCC 35110 DNA encoding:
- a CDS encoding PHP domain-containing protein encodes the protein MPYDALCEDQLCDVDLHIHTTCSDGVLSPKEIVEKAKQAGLKAISLTDHDTIKAIEPALPIAAAHGIELVPGVEMSATHEEIDVHILGYFVNYKHPGLIDYLEECRKHRLRRAERMVNNLEKMGVKIDVGDILQKAQNGSVGRPHIAAVLQESGYVKSYSEAFGKYLGAHSAAYVKSIETSPADVIKLINEAGGLSFLAHPGRSIPDDMLKYLMNIGLDGIEVIHPSHDEDQQRYYREIANEYFMLFSGGSDFHGGRPIDEENFGKVAIRYDWLQKIKARLCIA
- a CDS encoding rhomboid family intramembrane serine protease, with the translated sequence MALQHWIYWEIASQPFLEKEISLALFFLAAIVAVSLLSFSKGRTWFDALALHPYSVVHRGKWYMLLTSGFLHADLNHLFFNVFSYFFFASALEQIVGAEAFAVIFLGSVVLSDIPSVLKYKDDPAYRSLGASGGVSGVIFSYILYDPLSKIYLFLIPIGIPAAVFAVLYLAYSFYASERGMDNINHSAHFWGAMVGVLLTVVQNPSVLQIFWSQLWY
- a CDS encoding SDR family oxidoreductase, whose amino-acid sequence is MNPVILITGAGKGIGKEIALEFSKRANQTKAFSPKLVICSRTQSDLDALAAECEQYGAETFSLVIDIAKMEDVDRLYRKTMEKFGTIDCLVNNAGVGRFKNLHELTLEDYEYMTDVNLKGTFFLTQKVFKHMEEKRSGHIVFITSVAAIRPFEPSALYCMSKYGQRGFVEVLRLYARKANVRVTDVLPGAVYTPMWGELDDEMQSRMMKPEDIAMPIVDAFLLPERTCPEQIILRPIAGDI
- a CDS encoding STAS/SEC14 domain-containing protein, yielding MGWAVEYIEPQQFVRSVFTGKTTGKDLKEATTHGLALGKKHQTNHYLVDIRQVEITASKVEILRLPKTQYTAEGLDMKSRIALLQPDSAKSRKAAHFYETASLNRGWNVKIFKNQDDALAWLSSK
- a CDS encoding biotin transporter BioY translates to MQAILSKNPSLNLKQVLLVGLFAMLTAVGAQIEIPLWPVPITMQTTMVLLSGALLGARLGMLSQLVYLSSGLFLPVFAGGSFGIATLLGPTGGFLLAFPLVAFLAGASVSANGSFVKNFSGIVVSSFVMFAVGVSWLKMLFGLSWAEAALQGFVPFIIGDLIKSGIVASSVSLKGKLTK
- a CDS encoding HesB/IscA family protein, which produces MSESSVQENQSTKNSAPITITDAAASEIRQVAEANKVPEGYTLRVALSSGGCSGFSYAMGFDQTRDGDHHFSINGVDLIIASQHLQQLAGTTIDFKDSPEGRGFLFDNPNIQHTCGCGSSSSCH